The following coding sequences lie in one Acropora palmata chromosome 3, jaAcrPala1.3, whole genome shotgun sequence genomic window:
- the LOC141877567 gene encoding katanin p80 WD40 repeat-containing subunit B1-like isoform X3 — protein sequence MATQQKRSWKLQEFVAHGSNVSCLSVGPSSGRVMVTGGEDRKVNMWAVGKPNVILTLSGHTSPVEYVKFNSGEDLVIAGSQSGTLKIWDLEAAKIVRTLTGHKSSIRGIDFHPYGEFVASGSLDTNVKLWDVRRKGCIVTLKGHTDGINFVRFSPDGRWIVSASDDSTVKLWDLTSGKLLHDFKSHTAASTCVEFHPKEFLLATASNDRTVKFWDLESFQLVSSIDPETNGIRCITFHPEGLSLFSGAQDSMRIYGWEPVRCYDSLSLAWGKVADMAISSSQLIGASFHQTNVSVWVVDLGHLENLIAKYDNELGDVKDDAVVGSPGEQKPAQVTVSIKTSKMEHPAVPEESSSTEAESNNIQKLEAPEDIFKAKSKLDRTPPRQNLEPFQPPPSPGPTRHHPPSVPEPARVSKHTEQVNPQKQMIPSERDKPAGLELSDFLPARTPLVNEPSHREACNYNNLKPQHPSLTESEAVSTLTKSHGSIAAIMSSRLKNLNTVARYWADGDIKSAVQIAVDMNDQAILVDLLNVLSLKQSLWNLDVCSLLLPHLKELISSKYESYVQAGATAIKLILRNFAPVIKSNMAAPPVSVGVDLVREERYNKCQKCHSHLQFIREALSSKTSISGKMGSLFREMSLAFSSLD from the exons ACGCTGTCAGGTCACACAAGTCCTGTAGAATATGTTAAGTTTAATAGTGGAGAGGATTTGGTTATTGCTGGATCTCAGTCTGGAACGCTCAAGATATGGGACCTGGAAGCTGCTAAAA TTGTGAGAACTCTGACAGGCCACAAGAGCAGCATAAGAGGAATAGATTTCCATCCTTATGGAGAATTTGTAGCCTCTGGGTCCTTGGATACAAATGTTAAA cTTTGGGATGTGAGAAGAAAAGGTTGTATAGTCACCTTGAAG GGCCATACAGATGGAATAAACTTTGTCAGGTTTAGTCCAGATGGCAGGTGGATAGTCTCTGCATCTGATGACAGCACAGTTAAG CTGTGGGATTTAACAAGTGGAAAGTTACTGCATGACTTCAAGTCACATACAGCTGCTTCTACTTGTGTAGAATTTCATCCCAAGGAATTCTTGTTAGCTACAGCTAGTAATGACAG GACGGTAAAGTTCTGGGACTTGGAGAGTTTTCAACTTGTGTCAAGTATTGATCCAGAGACTAATGGCATAAG ATGTATAACATTTCACCCTGAAGGATTGTCACTGTTCAGTGGAGCTCAAGATTCAATGAGAATATATGGTTGGGAGCCTGTTAGATGTTATGATAGTCTTTCCCTTGCTTGGGGTAAAGTGGCTGACATGGCAATTTCTTCAAGTCAACTG ATTGGTGCATCGTTCCACCAGACAAATGTGTCAGTGTGGGTTGTTGATTTAGGA CATTTAGAGAACCTCATAGCAAAGTATGATAATGAATTAGGAGACGTGAAAGATGATGCTGTG GTAGGATCTCCTGGAGAACAGAAACCAGCTCAAGTTACTGTATCGATTAAAAc ATCAAAAATGGAACACCCTGCAGTCCCTGAGGAGTCTAGTAGTACAGAGGCAGAGAGTAACAACATCCAGAAATTAGAAGCCCCTGAAGATATattcaaagcaaaaagcaaacttG ATCGTACACCTCCACGACAAAACCTTGAACCTTTTCAGCCTCCACCCTCACCTG GACCTACAAGACATCATCCTCCTTCTGTCCCTGAACCAGCCAGAGTATCAAAG caTACTGAACAAGTCAATCCGCAGAAGCAGATGATTCCGTCTGAAAGAGACAAACCAGCTGGCCTGGAGTTGTCAGATTTTCTTCCT GCAAGAACACCTCTGGTCAATGAGCCTTCTCATAGGGAAGCATGTAATTATAATAACTTGAAACCACAGCATCCAAGTTTGACTGAATCTGAGGCTGTCTCCACACTCACTAAAA GTCATGGATCTATTGCTGCAATTATGTCCTCAAGACTCAAGAACTTAAACACTGTGGCAAGATATTGGGCTGATGGAGATATTAAG AGTGCTGTTCAAATTGCTGTAGATATGAATGACCAAGCCATATTGGTGGATCTATTAAATGTTCTAAGTCTAAAACA GTCTCTGTGGAATTTGGATGTATGTTCATTGTTGCTTCCGCATTTGAAAGAGCTTATAAGCAGTAAATATGAAAG TTATGTACAAGCCGGTGCCACAGCAATTAAGCTGATTCTTAGAAACTTTGCTCCTGTCATCAAAAGTAACATGGCTGCCCCTCCAGTGTCTGTGGGTGTTGACCTTGTTCGAGAAGAGAG GTACAACAAATGTCAAAAGTGCCACTCTCATCTGCAGTTCATCAGGGAAGCATTATCCAGCAAGACTAGCATCTCTGGTAAAATGGGAAGTTTGTTCCGAGAGATGTCATtagcattttcttctttggattaA
- the LOC141877567 gene encoding katanin p80 WD40 repeat-containing subunit B1-like isoform X2, whose protein sequence is MATQQKRSWKLQEFVAHGSNVSCLSVGPSSGRVMVTGGEDRKVNMWAVGKPNVILTLSGHTSPVEYVKFNSGEDLVIAGSQSGTLKIWDLEAAKIVRTLTGHKSSIRGIDFHPYGEFVASGSLDTNVKLWDVRRKGCIVTLKGHTDGINFVRFSPDGRWIVSASDDSTVKLWDLTSGKLLHDFKSHTAASTCVEFHPKEFLLATASNDRTVKFWDLESFQLVSSIDPETNGIRCITFHPEGLSLFSGAQDSMRIYGWEPVRCYDSLSLAWGKVADMAISSSQLIGASFHQTNVSVWVVDLGHLENLIAKYDNELGDVKDDAVVGSPGEQKPAQVTVSIKTPPRKAFSTERPPTASTKPRSKMEHPAVPEESSSTEAESNNIQKLEAPEDIFKAKSKLGPTRHHPPSVPEPARVSKHTEQVNPQKQMIPSERDKPAGLELSDFLPARTPLVNEPSHREACNYNNLKPQHPSLTESEAVSTLTKSHGSIAAIMSSRLKNLNTVARYWADGDIKSAVQIAVDMNDQAILVDLLNVLSLKQSLWNLDVCSLLLPHLKELISSKYESYVQAGATAIKLILRNFAPVIKSNMAAPPVSVGVDLVREERYNKCQKCHSHLQFIREALSSKTSISGKMGSLFREMSLAFSSLD, encoded by the exons ACGCTGTCAGGTCACACAAGTCCTGTAGAATATGTTAAGTTTAATAGTGGAGAGGATTTGGTTATTGCTGGATCTCAGTCTGGAACGCTCAAGATATGGGACCTGGAAGCTGCTAAAA TTGTGAGAACTCTGACAGGCCACAAGAGCAGCATAAGAGGAATAGATTTCCATCCTTATGGAGAATTTGTAGCCTCTGGGTCCTTGGATACAAATGTTAAA cTTTGGGATGTGAGAAGAAAAGGTTGTATAGTCACCTTGAAG GGCCATACAGATGGAATAAACTTTGTCAGGTTTAGTCCAGATGGCAGGTGGATAGTCTCTGCATCTGATGACAGCACAGTTAAG CTGTGGGATTTAACAAGTGGAAAGTTACTGCATGACTTCAAGTCACATACAGCTGCTTCTACTTGTGTAGAATTTCATCCCAAGGAATTCTTGTTAGCTACAGCTAGTAATGACAG GACGGTAAAGTTCTGGGACTTGGAGAGTTTTCAACTTGTGTCAAGTATTGATCCAGAGACTAATGGCATAAG ATGTATAACATTTCACCCTGAAGGATTGTCACTGTTCAGTGGAGCTCAAGATTCAATGAGAATATATGGTTGGGAGCCTGTTAGATGTTATGATAGTCTTTCCCTTGCTTGGGGTAAAGTGGCTGACATGGCAATTTCTTCAAGTCAACTG ATTGGTGCATCGTTCCACCAGACAAATGTGTCAGTGTGGGTTGTTGATTTAGGA CATTTAGAGAACCTCATAGCAAAGTATGATAATGAATTAGGAGACGTGAAAGATGATGCTGTG GTAGGATCTCCTGGAGAACAGAAACCAGCTCAAGTTACTGTATCGATTAAAAc ACCACCTAGGAAAGCATTTAGTACAGAAAGACCTCCAACTGCATCTACAAAACCAAG ATCAAAAATGGAACACCCTGCAGTCCCTGAGGAGTCTAGTAGTACAGAGGCAGAGAGTAACAACATCCAGAAATTAGAAGCCCCTGAAGATATattcaaagcaaaaagcaaacttG GACCTACAAGACATCATCCTCCTTCTGTCCCTGAACCAGCCAGAGTATCAAAG caTACTGAACAAGTCAATCCGCAGAAGCAGATGATTCCGTCTGAAAGAGACAAACCAGCTGGCCTGGAGTTGTCAGATTTTCTTCCT GCAAGAACACCTCTGGTCAATGAGCCTTCTCATAGGGAAGCATGTAATTATAATAACTTGAAACCACAGCATCCAAGTTTGACTGAATCTGAGGCTGTCTCCACACTCACTAAAA GTCATGGATCTATTGCTGCAATTATGTCCTCAAGACTCAAGAACTTAAACACTGTGGCAAGATATTGGGCTGATGGAGATATTAAG AGTGCTGTTCAAATTGCTGTAGATATGAATGACCAAGCCATATTGGTGGATCTATTAAATGTTCTAAGTCTAAAACA GTCTCTGTGGAATTTGGATGTATGTTCATTGTTGCTTCCGCATTTGAAAGAGCTTATAAGCAGTAAATATGAAAG TTATGTACAAGCCGGTGCCACAGCAATTAAGCTGATTCTTAGAAACTTTGCTCCTGTCATCAAAAGTAACATGGCTGCCCCTCCAGTGTCTGTGGGTGTTGACCTTGTTCGAGAAGAGAG GTACAACAAATGTCAAAAGTGCCACTCTCATCTGCAGTTCATCAGGGAAGCATTATCCAGCAAGACTAGCATCTCTGGTAAAATGGGAAGTTTGTTCCGAGAGATGTCATtagcattttcttctttggattaA
- the LOC141877567 gene encoding katanin p80 WD40 repeat-containing subunit B1-like isoform X1: MATQQKRSWKLQEFVAHGSNVSCLSVGPSSGRVMVTGGEDRKVNMWAVGKPNVILTLSGHTSPVEYVKFNSGEDLVIAGSQSGTLKIWDLEAAKIVRTLTGHKSSIRGIDFHPYGEFVASGSLDTNVKLWDVRRKGCIVTLKGHTDGINFVRFSPDGRWIVSASDDSTVKLWDLTSGKLLHDFKSHTAASTCVEFHPKEFLLATASNDRTVKFWDLESFQLVSSIDPETNGIRCITFHPEGLSLFSGAQDSMRIYGWEPVRCYDSLSLAWGKVADMAISSSQLIGASFHQTNVSVWVVDLGHLENLIAKYDNELGDVKDDAVVGSPGEQKPAQVTVSIKTPPRKAFSTERPPTASTKPRSKMEHPAVPEESSSTEAESNNIQKLEAPEDIFKAKSKLDRTPPRQNLEPFQPPPSPGPTRHHPPSVPEPARVSKHTEQVNPQKQMIPSERDKPAGLELSDFLPARTPLVNEPSHREACNYNNLKPQHPSLTESEAVSTLTKSHGSIAAIMSSRLKNLNTVARYWADGDIKSAVQIAVDMNDQAILVDLLNVLSLKQSLWNLDVCSLLLPHLKELISSKYESYVQAGATAIKLILRNFAPVIKSNMAAPPVSVGVDLVREERYNKCQKCHSHLQFIREALSSKTSISGKMGSLFREMSLAFSSLD; the protein is encoded by the exons ACGCTGTCAGGTCACACAAGTCCTGTAGAATATGTTAAGTTTAATAGTGGAGAGGATTTGGTTATTGCTGGATCTCAGTCTGGAACGCTCAAGATATGGGACCTGGAAGCTGCTAAAA TTGTGAGAACTCTGACAGGCCACAAGAGCAGCATAAGAGGAATAGATTTCCATCCTTATGGAGAATTTGTAGCCTCTGGGTCCTTGGATACAAATGTTAAA cTTTGGGATGTGAGAAGAAAAGGTTGTATAGTCACCTTGAAG GGCCATACAGATGGAATAAACTTTGTCAGGTTTAGTCCAGATGGCAGGTGGATAGTCTCTGCATCTGATGACAGCACAGTTAAG CTGTGGGATTTAACAAGTGGAAAGTTACTGCATGACTTCAAGTCACATACAGCTGCTTCTACTTGTGTAGAATTTCATCCCAAGGAATTCTTGTTAGCTACAGCTAGTAATGACAG GACGGTAAAGTTCTGGGACTTGGAGAGTTTTCAACTTGTGTCAAGTATTGATCCAGAGACTAATGGCATAAG ATGTATAACATTTCACCCTGAAGGATTGTCACTGTTCAGTGGAGCTCAAGATTCAATGAGAATATATGGTTGGGAGCCTGTTAGATGTTATGATAGTCTTTCCCTTGCTTGGGGTAAAGTGGCTGACATGGCAATTTCTTCAAGTCAACTG ATTGGTGCATCGTTCCACCAGACAAATGTGTCAGTGTGGGTTGTTGATTTAGGA CATTTAGAGAACCTCATAGCAAAGTATGATAATGAATTAGGAGACGTGAAAGATGATGCTGTG GTAGGATCTCCTGGAGAACAGAAACCAGCTCAAGTTACTGTATCGATTAAAAc ACCACCTAGGAAAGCATTTAGTACAGAAAGACCTCCAACTGCATCTACAAAACCAAG ATCAAAAATGGAACACCCTGCAGTCCCTGAGGAGTCTAGTAGTACAGAGGCAGAGAGTAACAACATCCAGAAATTAGAAGCCCCTGAAGATATattcaaagcaaaaagcaaacttG ATCGTACACCTCCACGACAAAACCTTGAACCTTTTCAGCCTCCACCCTCACCTG GACCTACAAGACATCATCCTCCTTCTGTCCCTGAACCAGCCAGAGTATCAAAG caTACTGAACAAGTCAATCCGCAGAAGCAGATGATTCCGTCTGAAAGAGACAAACCAGCTGGCCTGGAGTTGTCAGATTTTCTTCCT GCAAGAACACCTCTGGTCAATGAGCCTTCTCATAGGGAAGCATGTAATTATAATAACTTGAAACCACAGCATCCAAGTTTGACTGAATCTGAGGCTGTCTCCACACTCACTAAAA GTCATGGATCTATTGCTGCAATTATGTCCTCAAGACTCAAGAACTTAAACACTGTGGCAAGATATTGGGCTGATGGAGATATTAAG AGTGCTGTTCAAATTGCTGTAGATATGAATGACCAAGCCATATTGGTGGATCTATTAAATGTTCTAAGTCTAAAACA GTCTCTGTGGAATTTGGATGTATGTTCATTGTTGCTTCCGCATTTGAAAGAGCTTATAAGCAGTAAATATGAAAG TTATGTACAAGCCGGTGCCACAGCAATTAAGCTGATTCTTAGAAACTTTGCTCCTGTCATCAAAAGTAACATGGCTGCCCCTCCAGTGTCTGTGGGTGTTGACCTTGTTCGAGAAGAGAG GTACAACAAATGTCAAAAGTGCCACTCTCATCTGCAGTTCATCAGGGAAGCATTATCCAGCAAGACTAGCATCTCTGGTAAAATGGGAAGTTTGTTCCGAGAGATGTCATtagcattttcttctttggattaA